The genomic interval ACGGCGTGGTCGCCGAAGAGGGAACCCGCCGTCAGCGCCGCATGGAGCGGCAGGGCGGAAAGAAGCAGAAATCCGGGGAGGAGGCTTTTCTTCATGGGATGGGGGTAAAGGTCTGCGCGGCGTTCCAGCCGTCGAGGCCCAGGGCGGCGGGCTCGCCCTTCAGATCGTCGACGGCGCAGTCGATCGTGACGGTCTTCGCCTCGCCAGGGAGGAGGGAGAGGTCGTTCTCGCTGGAGAAGGCGGGCAGCACCCGCTCGTGGGAGGCGGCGCGGCGCAGGGTGGCGCGGGCCATCAGCACGGGGCTGGCGGAGGGATTGGAGACCGTGGCCGTGACCAGGAGGCGGCCGTTTTCCTGCCGGGCGGAAACCTTCACTTCCAGCGGCACGCGCGGCAGCGCGTTGAGGGCGCGGTAATCCTCTTCCTGCGCGGCCTGCCAGTAGAAGTTGTCCGAAAGCAGGAGGCCGGAGGCGTCCCGCAGTTCCAGCTTCACCAGGCGCGCCGCGCCGGGGGCGGGCGCGGGGAGGGCGAAGGCGCGCGTGGCCGACTGGCCGGGAGCGTTCACCCGGCCTTCCTTGGAGGCCAGGAGCTTCCCGTCGACGGAGTAGGCCCTCGCCGAGGCGCGCAGGCCCTTGAGCGGGGCGGCCTGGTGGTTGATCACGCTGACGGAGGAGTCGTCCAGGTTGAGCTGGATGTGGAGCGGCTCGCACCCCTTCTGTGCGCCGAAGAGGGCGGACGTCGGCTCCAGGTCGTAGGCGTAGAGCTGCCAGACGGTGCTGGGCCACGCCGGGTGGCTCATCCAGAGGAGGACGCCGCTGGAATCGCGCCACAGGTTCTTGTTCCACGCCTCGAAGATGGCGCGGTGGCTCTCGTAATTGAGCATCTGCGCCTTGCGGCAGAAGTCCTCCAGGCTCGTCGGGCGGCCGAAGCGGCGGGCCAGCGCGTCGTAGTAGCCGCCGGCGAACATCCCCCCCTTTGCGGCAGAAGTCGTGGTAGTTCCAGGTGTCGTTGGTGGAGGGATCGCCATTGGCGGGCCAGGTTTCCGAGGCGGGCATCATCGCGCGGATGCTGTCCGCGGAGGGGACGGAGGGCAGGCCGATCTCCGTGGTGAAGCCGTGGGCGAAGCGGGAGAAGTAGAGCTGCGGCGGCACGTACCAATAGGGTCCGCGGCCGTGGACGCCGTCCCGGTCGGAGGAGCGCTGGTAGCGGCGGGTGCCGTCCTCCTCCGCGATGATGCGGGCCAGGCCGCGGTCGATGCCCGCGGGGGGCCAGCCCTCGTTCCGCGCGCACCAGAGGGCGATGGAGGGATGGTTCCGGTAGCGGCGCACGACGTCCCGCGCGTTGTCCAGGAAGAGGTCCTCGTCGTCCGGGTTGGGGCCGTCGTTCGGGTTGGCCAGCCAGAAATCGTTCCAGACCAGGATGCCGTAGCGGTCGCAGGCGCGGTAGAATTCCTCGCCGGTGCTCTGGCCCACCCAGTTGCGGATCATGGTCAGGTGGGCATCCCGGTGGAGGCGGACGAAGGCGTCGATCCGCTTGGCGGGGATCCGCTTCAGCGCCTCGTCGATGCCCCAGTTGCCGCCGCGGCAAAGGACTTTCACGCCGTTGACCAGCAGCTCCATGTCGGGGTCGTGCGGCGCGGCGGGGACGGGCTGGAAGACGGCGGCGTCGGACCCCCACGGCACGCGCAGGTGGGCCGGGCCGTAGGCCACATCGTCCCACTGCTTCCCGTCGACGGAGGTCTGCATCGTGTAGTAGGCGCCGTGGCGGTCCGGTTGGGTCCATTGGAGGACGACACGGTCGACGGGCTGCTCCGCGCCCAGGTCGACCTGGATCGAGTGCTTTCCGTGCGAGCCGGTATCGAGGGGGTTGGTCGCCGCGCTGCCCCAGCCGGTGGCGGGGTTGCCGTCGGTCACCGCGTCGCTGCCCGGCACGGTGCCGGTGGTCGGCGCGTGAAGGGCCAGGTCTTTCCGGCCGCCGGGGCCGAAGACCTCGAAGGCGCCCAGCTCCAGCCCGGCGCGGGTCCAGCCCTGCAGGTTGATGAGGCGGACGTAGCGCGCGCGGCGGGGGGAGAAGCGGGCCTCGAACCGCGCGGAGGCAGGCGAAAGGGCGGGCTCGTGGTAGGTGATCTCCCGGATGCCGAAGGGGACGTCGACGGTGTCGGTCGGCGCGCCGTCCGCCAGGAAGGAGAGGTGGAGGGTGTACAGCTCCTGCGGGCCGTAGCCGTTCGGCCACCAGAGGCGGGGCTTTTCCAGCACCAGCTGGGGGAACTTGGCGGGGTCGAACTCGACCGTCCGCGTCTCCCCGGGGGAGAGAAGGACGGGCTCGGCGAGGACGAAGGGCAGGCCCTCGACGCGGGCTTCCAGGCGGCCGCTCTGCGGCGCGGCGGAGGCGTTGCGGACCTCGGCGCGCACGGTCAGCCGGGCGGGGGCCAGCGCGGGCAGGGGGAGGTGGGAGACGACCTGCGCGTCCCCGATGCGGACTGCGCCGGTGGGCCGCAGGAAGGCGCGGTCCCACAGGCCGATGTCCCGGTCCCGGATGCCGGGGATCCAGTCCCAGCCCACCGTGCAGGAGAAGGTGGGGCCGTTGCGCGTCGTCTCCCCGCCGTTCTTACCGGCGCCGTCGACGGCGTTCTGTTCAAAGGGGAGGCCGGTCCACTTGAGCGGATCGATCCGCACCGCGATCACGTTCTCCCCGGCGTGGAGGAGCGGAGCCACGTCGAAGCGGCCCCGGCGGAACGCGCCGCGCACGTCGCCGACGCGCTGGCCGTTGAGCCAGACCTCCGCGCCGTAGTTGGCGCCGTCCAGGCCCAGGAGCACGGGGCCCTTGGCGGCCCCTTCCGGATAAAGGAAGGAGCGGCGGTACCACCACGCGTGATGGCCCAGCGCCTCGGGGATTTGCAGGTTGTTCAGGCCGTAGAGGGGATTCGGGAACCGGCCCGCGTCGACCAAGGCGCCCAGGACCGTGCCGGGAACGGTGGCAGGGTACCACGCGCCCTTGAGGGGGCCCAGACGCGGTCGGGCGGCGGAAAGGTCGGCGCCGGAGAAGCCGGGGGCGTCCTCCGCCAGGTCCCAGCGTCCGTTAAGGGAGAGGCCGCCGTCCGGTGTCTGCGCCAGAGGCGCGGCCTTTTCCGGGGTGAGGGGCGGGGGCGGGACGGTCCAGCCCTGGGGGGCCGGGCGGTTCTTGGAGAGGGGATAGCCCAGGACGCGCAGCTCGGAGACAGCCCAGCCTTCCGTGCCGGAATAGGCCGCCGCGGCGACGCGGACGTAGCGGGCGCGGGTCGCCTCCATGGGGAGCGTCTCCGCGCCGCCCTTGCCGGAATCGGTCCGGAAGGCTTCGCGCCAAGTGATGCCGTCGTCGGAAAAAGAGAGGGCGTAGGAGGTGGCGTAGCTGGAGGGGATTTCCTTGCCGGTATACCATTTGTTTTCCAGCGCGGCGGGGTGGGCCTCCGCCGGATCGGCGGCGCCGGCGGGGGAGGAGAGGGTGACGCCGGTGATCGCGCACGGGCCGCCGAGATCGACGGTCAGGGACTGCGGACCGTCTCCCGCCGCGTGCCAAAAGGTGTCCTCTTCCCCGTCGACGGCGAAGGCGGCCTGAGCGGGCAGAAAAGCCGTGCTGGAAGCCGTGGCTGGGCGATTCCAGGCGAGGTCCTCGGTCCTGCGCGGGCCGTGTTGGGCCCACCACACCAGCGCGATTATAACAGCGATCCCGATAACGACACCCGTACGTCTCATGAGAAGAAGAAAAATTAAAGGCCGCTTCGGCCTTGTCCAGGGGACGCTACCATATATTATAACGTGGTTGCGAATGAAATTAAGGCAGCTTTTGCGAATTGCCATGGCGGGCATGGCATTGCCTTGGGCGGTTCAGGCCCAGGTTCCGGCCCCACCGTGGAAAATGCTTTATAGCAACGACACCACGCATATCCCCAGCTGCGTCAGCCCGTATAATCCGACGCTCCAAAACCAGCTGGGCCGCCCCGTCGACCCGAACGCAAAGGGGACTTTCACCGAGGCGATGCTCCGCGCCTCCGTCGACGAGGCCGCCGTGCCCGGCATGGGGGCGGAGCTGCTTCAGCCCGGCACCGGCTGGGTGGCCTGGTGGCCGAGCAAGGTCTACCCCCTGAAAGACCATCTGGCCTGGTTCCAGAAACGCTATGGCAAGCTTCAGCCCTGGCCGATCCATGACTATCTCCTTTCCGGCGGCGACCTGATCGGGCCCTTCGTCGACGAGTGCCATAAGAAGCGCGTCGCCGCGTTGGTTTCCTACCGGATGAACGACGTTCACTTCCTGGAGACGGCCGATATGGAGGAGCCGCCTTACGGGGCTGTCTATGCCTTGTCGAAATTCTACGTCGACCATCCGGACTGGCGTCTGGGTCCTCCGCCCCCGCCGCCGGCCCAGCAGGGGCGCGGCCAAAACTGGCTCCTGCCGGAAGTGCGCGCGCACAAGCTGGCTTTCCTGCGGGAGATCGTGGGCCAATACGACCTCGACGGCGTGGAGCTGGACTTCATGCGTTATTGGAACTACTTCCCGCCCGAGACGCCGACGCCCCAGCGGGTGAAGGTCATGACCGGCTTCCTGCGGGAGGTCCGCGCCATGCTCAACGCCAAGCGGAAGCCGGAAGACCGCCGCCTCTGGCTCCAGGTGCGCGTACCGTCCGTGGCGGCCAATTGGGGAAAGATGGGCTTCGACCCGAAGGCCTGGAACCGCGCGGGCGTCGACGCCTTCAACCTTAGCGCCTTCTATCCCACCTCCCAGCAGGGGGACATCCCCGCCGTGCGGGCCGCCGCTCCGCGCGCCACCATCTATCTGGAGCTGACCCACACCCCGCAGGTCTGGCATCTGGTGGCCACGGCGATGGACGGCTTCGACCACCGCCGCTCCACGCCGGAGATGCTGGAGACGACGGCCCGTCTGGCCTACCTCCGCGGGGCGGACGGCGTCACGATTTTCAACTTCCCCTACTACCGGGAATTCGGCCCTGTCATCGAGCAGCGCGGGCCGTTCGACGAGCCGCCCTTTGCCGCCCTCACGCCGCTGGCCAATCGGGCCCGGCTGGAAAAGCGCCTGCCCTCCTATTTCTTCCTGGCCGTGGGGAAGGACCTCTCCTCCGGGCAGGGCAGGGAACTGCACATGGACGTGGCTCCCCCTTCGCCGAAGAGCGCGGGCGTCCTCCGTCTCCAGGTGCTCACCCAGGCGGAATCCCACGCCGGGGAGGGGGTCCCCGCGGAAAAGGCCGACCGGGGCCGGTGGATCGTCACCCTCAACGGCAAGGAGCTGAAGCCGATTTCCAATCCCGTGGGCGCCTACCCGTTCCCCACCTCCATCAAGGCGGGCTTCGGCGACGCCTCCCAATACCTCGCCTGGGAAGTGCCTCCCGGCACGGCGATAGACGGGGTCAACGACCTCTACGCCAAGCTGGAGCACGCCTCCGGCCCCCGCCATCTGCGCTGGGTGGAAATCTGGTATCCCAAAAAATAGCCTCATGCGCGCCCCCCGTCTTTTCCCCGTCGTCCTCCTCCTGGCCGCGGCCGTCGCCGCGCGGGCGGAAAAGCCCGCCTGGAAGGTCCTCTACAGCAACGACGCCACCAACCTCCTTTCCTGCCAAAGCCCCTTCCGGCCGGAGGTGCTGAAGACCTTCACCGACGCGATGATCCGCGCCTCCGTCGACGAGGCGGCC from Verrucomicrobium sp. carries:
- a CDS encoding discoidin domain-containing protein, producing MRRTGVVIGIAVIIALVWWAQHGPRRTEDLAWNRPATASSTAFLPAQAAFAVDGEEDTFWHAAGDGPQSLTVDLGGPCAITGVTLSSPAGAADPAEAHPAALENKWYTGKEIPSSYATSYALSFSDDGITWREAFRTDSGKGGAETLPMEATRARYVRVAAAAYSGTEGWAVSELRVLGYPLSKNRPAPQGWTVPPPPLTPEKAAPLAQTPDGGLSLNGRWDLAEDAPGFSGADLSAARPRLGPLKGAWYPATVPGTVLGALVDAGRFPNPLYGLNNLQIPEALGHHAWWYRRSFLYPEGAAKGPVLLGLDGANYGAEVWLNGQRVGDVRGAFRRGRFDVAPLLHAGENVIAVRIDPLKWTGLPFEQNAVDGAGKNGGETTRNGPTFSCTVGWDWIPGIRDRDIGLWDRAFLRPTGAVRIGDAQVVSHLPLPALAPARLTVRAEVRNASAAPQSGRLEARVEGLPFVLAEPVLLSPGETRTVEFDPAKFPQLVLEKPRLWWPNGYGPQELYTLHLSFLADGAPTDTVDVPFGIREITYHEPALSPASARFEARFSPRRARYVRLINLQGWTRAGLELGAFEVFGPGGRKDLALHAPTTGTVPGSDAVTDGNPATGWGSAATNPLDTGSHGKHSIQVDLGAEQPVDRVVLQWTQPDRHGAYYTMQTSVDGKQWDDVAYGPAHLRVPWGSDAAVFQPVPAAPHDPDMELLVNGVKVLCRGGNWGIDEALKRIPAKRIDAFVRLHRDAHLTMIRNWVGQSTGEEFYRACDRYGILVWNDFWLANPNDGPNPDDEDLFLDNARDVVRRYRNHPSIALWCARNEGWPPAGIDRGLARIIAEEDGTRRYQRSSDRDGVHGRGPYWYVPPQLYFSRFAHGFTTEIGLPSVPSADSIRAMMPASETWPANGDPSTNDTWNYHDFCRKGGDVRRRLLRRAGPPLRPPDEPGGLLPQGADAQLREPPRHLRGVEQEPVARFQRRPPLDEPPGVAQHRLAALRLRPGADVRPLRRTEGVRAAPHPAQPGRLLRQRDQPPGRPAQGPARLGEGLLRRREAPGLQGRPGERSRPVGHARLRPPRARPRRGAPGEAGTAGRLRPPAFGQLLLAGRAGRGLPRPQRAAARAAGSEGFRPAGKRPPPGHGHGLQSLRQPRADGPRHPAPRRLPRAGAARLLQRERPLPPPWRGEDRHDRLRRRRSEGRARRPGPRRLERRADLYPHPMKKSLLPGFLLLSALPLHAALTAGSLFGDHAVLQQGVPVPVWGTASPGQEVAVSYDGKTAQAAADGEGRWRATLPALETGKSGELEIRSGTESLRFTDVVTGEVWLCSGQSNMAFMVKQANGAQEAAAAANDPLLREFKVAYVLSEKPLDTVKGKWIPCTPQTVGDYTAAGYYFARDLRKALNVPVGLINSSKGGSPIEAWLSPEALDSEPKFSAIRSRWAQAMADYPRLKEAYEKDLAAWQIKADDAQVDAQPVPPHKPAPPFGPGDFHTPTGLHGGMLNGLVPYAIRGVLWYQGEENVNRADEYAPLLTALIADWRKRWEREDLPFFVVQLPNISDAMSGDHTPGHVGWPYLREAQAQVPSTGLAVTIDVGDPKNRHPKDKEPVGHRLALLARARVYGEAVADSGPVFESWKADGASARVRFTHAEGLSGRSDAAPGGFEIAGSNGGYKPAAARIEGDEAVLTSPEVLSPAFVRYAWHDDPADANLVNQAGLPAAPFRTDTAPFPTPKK